A single genomic interval of Electrophorus electricus isolate fEleEle1 chromosome 2, fEleEle1.pri, whole genome shotgun sequence harbors:
- the arid3b gene encoding AT-rich interactive domain-containing protein 3B, with the protein MVDNSSSSKAQMDGSLAGAFSQTALGGAAGVKLEAVMEQLQRQQQAKLEMERKERHLSEAHLLYAQQLAAQQAIMASARGRSAPLTPDYFNMSTREWAPKGSQGPQSSTVSAQSSMDSEREEGDGGMDKRRASAGEEDEDDEMMDGEEGSEDDEGEGLEFLRKQSLALQQAGMGVPPYPFPVYAASPPAVKKRTRSPPPKVKDDPEGSPSPADQHSFNTPNGLADWNFEESLKQNGGVSWNEESDGGRGRGEASRDFAKLYELDSDSNRKEFLDDLFTFMQKRGTPVNRIPIMAKQVLDLYKLYKLVTEKGGLVEVINKKIWREITKGLNLPTSITSAAFTLRTQYMKYLYPYECEKKGLSSPGELQAAIDSNRREGRRPGYSSSLYRFSPSQSGGAPHLLSPPKMHLPSSGHNGLQSTPTPGLKKETVLVPEEGPPMLPGRLPLALALGHQQQLARAATLEQLRDRLETSIGPVALAAGAAAMEGPERKMARLAEEQQRLLQQAFQQNLLAMASQVNPASLRVNSTSAREEKQDLSLSISSNGSASITVSVEVNGVIYSGSLYAQKSQAAMPTSVMATSVSQRSTLSPSVPSSSSSSSSSSSKGCSSVEPTTAGSP; encoded by the exons ATGGTAGACAATTCCAGTAGCAGTAAAGCGCAAATG GATGGAAGCCTGGCGGGAGCCTTCTCTCAGACAGCACTTGGTGGTGCAGCTGGTGTCAAACTTGAAGCTGTTATGGAGCAGCTTCAAAGGCAGCAGCAGGCCAAACTGGAGATGGAGCGAAAAGAGAGGCACCTCAGCGAGGCCCACCTTCTTTACGCACAGCAGCTAGCCGCTCAGCAAGCCATCATGGCTTCAGCAAGGGGCCGGAGTGCACCACTAACCCCTGACTATTTCAACATGAGCACTCGAGAATGGGCCCCAAAGGGCAGCCAAGGGCCTCAGAGCAGCACTGTCTCTGCACAAAGCAGCATGGATtcagagagggaagagggagaTGGGGGGATGGACAAAAGAAGGGCTTCTGCAGGAGAAGAAGATGAAGACGACGAGATGATGGATGGTGAAGAAGGTAGCGAAGATGATGAAGGCGAGGGTTTGGAGTTTCTGAGGAAGCAGAGTCTTGCTCTTCAGCAGGCAGGCATGGGAGTGCCTCCATACCCTTTCCCTGTTTATGCAGCCTCCCCCCCAGCTGTGAAGAAAAGGACCCGCTCACCTCCACCTAAAGTGAAGGATGACCCAGAAGGCAGCCCATCTCCTGCAGACCAGCACTCGTTCAATACGCCTAACGGCCTGGCCGACTGGAACTTTGAAGAGTCCCTCAAACAG AATGGCGGTGTGAGTTGGAATGAGgaaagtgatggagggagaggaagaggggaggcCTCCAGAGACTTTGCAAAG CTTTATGAACTGGACAGTGACTCTAACCGGAAGGAGTTTCTAGATGACCTTTTCACTTTCATGCAGAAAAGAG GCACGCCAGTGAACCGTATCCCCATCATGGCCAAGCAGGTGCTGGACCTCTATAAGCTCTATAAGCTTGTGACAGAGAAGGGCGGCCTGGTAGAGGTGATCAACAAGAAAATCTGGAGAGAGATCACAAAAGGCCTGAACCTGCCCACATCCATCACCAGTGCAGCCTTCACCCTCCGCACACA GTATATGAAGTACCTCTACCCATATGAATGTGAGAAGAAGGGGCTCAGTTCTCCTGGGGAACTGCAGGCTGCCATTGACAGCAACCGCAGAGAGGGTCGCCGCCCTGGCTACAGTAGCAGCCTGTACcgcttctctccctcccaaaGTGGAGGtgcccctcacctcctctctcctcccaaAATGCACCTGCCTTCCTCTGGACACAATGGTCTACAGAGCACACCTACTCCAGGTCTTAAGAAAGAGACAG TGCTAGTCCCTGAGGAGGGTCCTCCCATGCTGCCCGGGAGACTCCCTTTGGCCTTAGCCCTGGGCCACCAGCAGCAGTTGGCTCGGGCTGCTACACTGGAGCAGCTGCGTGATAGGCTGGAGACGAGCATTGGTCCCGTCGCCCTGGCTGCAGGTGCTGCTGCCATGGAGGGGCCTGAGAGGAAGATGGCACGGCTGGCAGAGGAGCAGCAGAGACTGCTACAGCAGGCCTTCCAGCAGAACCTGCTGGCCATGGCATCGCAGGTGAACCCTGCCAGCCTGCGCGTCAACAGCACCAGTGCCCGCG AGGAAAAGCAGGACCTGTCACTCAGCATCTCATCAAATGGATCAGCCAGTATCACTGTATCAGTGGAGGTTAATGGGGTTATTTACTCAG gATCTCTATATGCTCAGAAGTCCCAGGCAGCCATGCCTACCTCTGTCATGGCTACATCCGTAAGCCAGCGCTCTACCCTCAGCCCCAGCGtgccctcctcctcttcctcctcctcctcctcctcctccaaggGCTGTAGCTCTGTTGAGCCCACTACTGCTGGTTCTCCTTAG
- the LOC113582551 gene encoding cytochrome c oxidase subunit 5A, mitochondrial, translated as MFRAALRLSVSGVRSLTRSRPQCTAPLGSRCYSHGSQETDEEFDARWITYFNKPDIDAWELRKGMNTLIGYDLVPEPKILEAALRACRRLNDLASAVRILEAVKDKAGPHKEIYPYVIQELRPTLDELGISTPEELGIDKA; from the exons ATGTTCAGAGCTGCGCTTCGCCTTTCGGTCTCCGGTGTTCGGAGTTTAACACGATCACGACCTCAATGTACAG CTCCTTTAGGTTCCCGCTGCTACTCCCATGGCAGCCAGGAGACAGACGAGGAGTTTGATGCTCGTTGGATTACCTACTTCAACAAACCAGATATTGATGCTTGGGAACTGAGAAAAG gTATGAACACACTGATTGGCTATGACTTGGTACCTGAGCCTAAGATCCTGGAAGCAGCCCTGAGAGCCTGCCGGAGACTAAATGACTTGGCCAGTGCCGTCCGCATTCTTGAGGCCGTCAAG GACAAAGCTGGACCCCACAAAGAGATATACCCCTATGTTATCCAAGAACTTCGACCCACGCTTGATGAACTGGGCATCTCCACACCTGAGGAGTTGGGCATTGACAAAGCATAG